In Heyndrickxia vini, the sequence AACCAAGACGTAATTTTATCGAGGAAAATGCAATTTATGTAAAGAACTTAGATATTTAATCGGAAAAGTCTAAGCAACAAGATAGGTTTAGCGCTTTGGTGCGTTAGTAATGTTAACTTTTTCATCTTAACAAGAGGGGCAATCAGTCATTACTGATTGCTTCATTCTCTTAAGGGAGGTTCCAGTATGGCTGAAACACCAAGTTCAAATATTAAAGAAATAAATTTAAGTCAGGAAATGCGTACATCTTTCTTGGATTATGCGATGAGTGTCATTGTTTCACGTGCACTTCCAGATGTTCGTGATGGATTAAAACCAGTACATCGCCGAATTCTTTATGCGATGAACGATTTAGGTATGACATCGGACAAAGCATTTAAGAAGTCCGCACGTATCGTTGGGGAAGTAATCGGTAAGTACCATCCACATGGTGATTCGGCTGTTTATGAGACGATGGTTCGTATGGCTCAAGATTTCAGCTATCGCTATATGCTTGTAGATGGACATGGTAACTTTGGATCTATTGATGGTGACTCTGCGGCTGCAATGCGTTATACAGAAGCTCGTATGTCTAAAATATCAATGGAATTACTTCGCGATATTAATAAGGACACAATTGATTATCAAGATAACTATGATGGTTCTGAGAGAGAACCCGTTGTGCTGCCATCAAGGTTTCCTAATTTATTAGTCAACGGTACTTCCGGTATTGCTGTAGGTATGGCGACCAATATTCCACCACATCAACTTGGGGAAGTCATTGATGGAGTATTGGCTTTGAGTAAGGATCCTGATATTACAATTCAAGAATTGATGGAGTTTATACCAGGGCCGGATTTCCCTACTGCTGGATTAATTGTTGGAAGAAGCGGAATTAGACGTGCCTATGAAACTGGGAAAGGCTCAATTACGCTAAGGGCACGTGTAGAAATTGAACAAAAGGCAAACGGAAAAGAAACCATTATTGTTAAAGAAATTCCATACCAAGTGAATAAAGCAAAGCTTGTGGAAAGAATCGCTGAACTTGTACGTGATAAAAAAATTGATGGAATAACAGATTTAAGAGATGAATCAGACCGTACTGGTATGCGCGTAGTTATTGAAGTACGAAGAGATGCAAATGCAAATGTTCTTTTAAATAATTTATATAAACATACTGCATTACAAACCACATTCGGAATCAATACGCTAGCACTAGTTGATGGCCAACCGAAAGTATTAAATTTAAAACAATGTTTATACCATTATTTAGAACATCAAAAGATTATTATTCGTCGTAGAACAGAATTCGAATTGAGAAAAGCTGAAGCAAGGGCACATATATTAGAGGGATTACGCATTGCTCTCGATCACATTGATGAAATTATTAGTTTGATTCGTTCTTCACAAACAACAGAGATCGCAAGAAATGGCTTAATGGAACAATTTTCTCTATCTGAAAAGCAAGCTCAAGCCATTCTTGATATGCGTCTCCAACGTTTAACTGGATTAGAACGTGAGAAGATTGAAGAAGAGTATCAAGAATTGCTAAAACTAATTGCTGAATTAAAAGCGGTCTTAGCAGATGAAGAAAAGGTACTAGAAATTATTCGTGAAGAATTGATAGAAATCAAGGAACGTTTTAATGATAATAGGAAGACAGAAATTGTATCAGGTGGGATTGAACAAATTGAAGATGAGGATTTAATTCCTCGTGAAAATATTGTTATCAGTTTAACCCATAATGGATACATTAAGCGCCTGCCAATCTCGACATATAGAAGCCAAAAACGTGGTGGACGAGGAGTCCAGGGCATGGGAACTAACGAAGACGATTTCGTTGAACATTTATTAACAACTTCAACCCATGATACGATCTTATTTTTTACTAATAAAGGGAAAGTTTTCCGTTCAAAAGGGTATGAAATTCCTGAGTATAGTCGAACAGCTAAAGGGATTCCAATTATCAACCTCCTTGGAATTGAAAAAGACGAGGAAATTAATGCAATCATTCGTGTAGAAGAATTTGTGGAAGATTCATTCTTATTCTTTACAACAAAACGGGGAATTTCTAAACGAACTCCACTAACTGATTTTGCTAATATACGAACAAATGGATTAATTGCTATTCATCTTCGTGAAGAAGACGAACTTATTTCAGTTAAGCTAACTGATGGAAATAAGGATATGATTATAGGTACTAAAAACGGCATGTTAATTCGTTTCCCAGAAATCGATGTTCGATCTATGGGAAGAACTGCTACAGGTGTTAAAGGAATCACACTAACTGGTGATGACGAAGTCGTTGGAATGGAAATTCTTGAAGAGAATGACGATGTTTTAATTGTCACTATTAATGGTTATGGGAAGCGTACTAATTCTTCAGAGTATCGAATTCAAAGCCGTGGCGGTAAAGGGTTAAAAACATGTAATATTACAGAAAAGAACGGAAACCTAATTGCAGTAAAAACTGTTACTGGCGAAGAGGATCTCATGCTTATAACTGCTGGAGGAGTCCTCATACGGATGGCAGTTGGCGATATTTCCCAACTTGGACGTAATACCCAAGGGGTTAAATTAATTCGCCTAGGTGAAGATGAACATGTTGCAACGGTTGCGAAGGTTGAAAAGGAAGAAGAAGAGGAATCTTCAAACCAAGAAGAATTAGAAGTTGTTAATGACAATAATCAAGAAACTGAAGAGAAAGAATAAGTTTTTTTGCAATTTAAAAAAAGAGGCATCGATTAGATGTCTCTTTTTTGGTAAAATTGAGAAGAAACAAAATTTAAAATAGATACTGTTATTTATATGGAGTGGGGATTATGAAAATAAATATAGAAGGATTACGTGTAGGAGCTACGTTGGCAAAGGATGTAATGGGAATGACTAGTTCCCCAATTATCCCTAGAGGAACTGTTATAACATTAGAACATATAGAAGTTTTAAAAGCATTTTTTATTAGAGAAGTTGAGATAGAAAGTAGTTCTAATGGCCAGAAGATGCAAAAGGGAGCAAGTGAACCTAAACCTGAAGTAAATGTAACCAGAACAGAACAAGTAAAAACCCAATCCATCTTTCCATATTTATTTTCAGAATCAGTTAAAAAGTACAAAGCTGATTTTCAAAAATGGCAGTCTGGGACTGTAATAGATATAGCTAATGTAAGAGATTATTTATATCCCTTATTGGAAGCAGCCGAGGAAGAAAACATCACTCTTAGCTCTCTTTATGTAAATAATCAAGAAGATTATATATACTATCACTCTATTTCAGTTGGAGTTCTTAGTGGATTAATCGCCAAAAGAATGGGTGATAATAAAGGACGCTATTATCAAACTGCATTAGCAGGATGCTTAGCAAATGCTGGTATGGCAAAAATTTCACCAAAAATTATTACGAAACAAATGACTTTAACTGACAGTGAAAAGGCAGAAATTCAAGAACACCCAAATTATAGTTTGAAAATGGTACAAAATAGTCCGTTACTTAAACCAGAAACAAAATTAGCAATCTTTCAGCATCATGAGAGACTTGATGGTAGCGGCTATCCGATGGGGGTAAAAGGGAAACAATATTACCCTATGTCTAGAATTGTTGCCGCCGTTGATGTATTTCATGCGTTAGTATCAGACCGTCTTTATAAAAAGAGACTAGCACCTCTTAAAGCTTTGGAGATAATGAAAATAGATGAATTCGGTAAATATGATTTGGAAGTAATAAATACTCTTTTACCGATGATTGCTAATCTTTCAATCGGCACGAAGGTAAAGATATCAAACGACTCTATCGGAGAGGTAATCTTTACTAAACAAACTGCACCAATAAGGCCACTTATCAGACTGAATGACGGAGAAATCATAGACTTAGAAAAAGAAAGAAATTTATATATAGAAGAAGTATACTAGTTTTTTGAATTACTATTGTATTTACCTTATTCATTTGATATAATATCTTTCGTTGATCTTTTTAGTAACAAACTTATAATAAAATTATTTAAAAATAGTAATTGACATTACTTTTAAAAATATGTTATTATATAAAAGTCGCAAAGGACAATTGATCTTTGAAAACTGAACAAAACGAAACGTCAATTAATTTATTTTTAAACTAGAGCTATTTCAAACATCTTTTTGGAGAGTTTGATCCTGGCTCAGGACGAACGCTGGCGGCGTGCCTAATACATGCAAGTCGAGCGAACTTGATGGGAGCTTGCTCCCTGAGAGTTAGCGGCGGACGGGTGAGTAACACGTGGGTAACCTGCCTGTAAGACTGGGATAACTCCGGGAAACCGGGGCTAATACCGGATAACTTTTTTCTTCGCATGAAGGAGAATTGAAAGGTGGCTTTTAGCTACCACTTACAGATGGACCCGCGGCGCATTAGCTAGTTGGTGAGGTAACGGCTCACCAAGGCGACGATGCGTAGCCGACTTGAGAGGGTGATCGGCCACACTGGGACTGAGACACGGCCCAGACTCCTACGGGAGGCAGCAGTAGGGAATCTTCCGCAATGGACGAAAGTCTGACGGAGCAACGCCGCGTGAGTGATGAAGGTTTTCGGATCGTAAAACTCTGTTGTTAGGGAAGAACAAGTATCGTTCGAATAGGGCGGTACCTTGACGGTACCTAACCAGAAAGCCACGGCTAACTACGTGCCAGCAGCCGCGGTAATACGTAGGTGGCAAGCGTTGTCCGGAATTATTGGGCGTAAAGCGCGCGCAGGCGGTTTCTTAAGTCTGATGTGAAAGCCCACGGCTCAACCGTGGAGGGTCATTGAAACTGGGAGACTTGAGTGCAGAAGAGAAGAGCGGAATTCCACGTGTAGCGGTGAAATGCGTAGAGATGTGGAGGAACACCAGTGGCGAAGGCGGCTCTTTGGTCTGTAACTGACGCTGAGGCGCGAAAGCGTGGGGAGCGAACAGGATTAGATACCCTGGTAGTCCACGCCGTAAACGATGAGTGCTAAGTGTTAGAGGGTTTCCGCCCTTTAGTGCTGCAGCTAACGCATTAAGCACTCCGCCTGGGGAGTACAGTACCGCAAGGCTGAAACTCAAAGGAATTGACGGGAAAGCCGCACAAGCGGTGGAGCATGTGGTTTAATTCGAAGCAACGCGAAGAACCTTACCAGGTCTTGACATCCTCTTGCCCTCCCTAGAGATAGGGATTTCCCTTCGGGGACAAGAGTGACAGGTGGTGCATGGTTGTCGTCAGCTCGTGTCGTGAGATGTTGGGTTAAGTCCCGCAACGAGCGCAACCCTTGACCTTAGTTGCCAGCATTTAGTTGGGCACTCTAAGGTGACTGCCGGTGACAAACCGGAGGAAGGTGGGGATGACGTCAAATCATCATGCCCCTTATGACCTGGGCTACACACGTGCTACAATGGATGGTACAAAGGGTTGCTAGACCGCGAGGTTACGCCAATCCCATAAAACCATTCTCAGTTCGGATTGTAGGCTGCAACTCGCCTACATGAAGCCGGAATCGCTAGTAATCGCGGATCAGCATGCCGCGGTGAATACGTTCCCGGGCCTTGTACACACCGCCCGTCACACCACGAGAGTTTGTAACACCCGAAGTCGGTGAGGTAACCTTTTGGAGCCAGCCGCCGAAGGTGGGACAGATGATTGGGGTGAAGTCGTAACAAGGTAGCCGTATCGGAAGGTGCGGCTGGATCACCTCCTTTCTAAGGAATATGGAAGACCACTGACGTGGTTACAACGAATGACGTTCTCGTTTTGTTCAGTTTTGAAGGATGAATTCTTCAAAAAAATATGCAATATATAAAAACAACGACAAGGATTTTTTCTTCCATATCGATGTTTTTTCTTTCCGAAAATGTGGGCCTATAGCTCAGCTGGTTAGAGCGCACGCCTGATAAGCGTGAGGTCGATGGTTCGAGTCCATTTAGGCCCACCATATAACATCTTCGGGGCCTTAGCTCAGCTGGGAGAGCGCCTGCTTTGCACGCAGGAGGTCAGCGGTTCGATCCCGCTAGGCTCCACCAATTGTTCCTTGAAAACTAGATAAAATGAGAAATAACCAAGTAATAACCGAGAATCGCCACTTTATGGATGAATCCATTAAGTAAGTTATAAACAACCTTTTTAGGTTAAGTTAGTAAGGGCGCACGGTGAATGCCTTGGCACTAGGAGCCGATGAAGGACGGGACTAACACCGATATGCTTCGGGGAGCTGTAAGCAAGCTTTGATCCGGAGATTTCCGAATGGGGGAACCCACTGCCCGTAATGGGGTAGTATCCTTACTTGAATATACATAGAGTATGGAAGGCAGACCCGGGGAACTGAAACATCTAAGTACCCGGAGGAAGAGAAAGCAAACGCGATTTCCTGAGTAGCGGCGAGCGAAACGGAAGAAGCCCAAACCAAGAGGCTTGCCTCTTGGGGTTGTAGGACACTCTATACGGAGTTACAAAGGAACGGAGTAAATGAAGAGGTCTGGAAAGGCCCGTCAAAGAAGGTAACAACCCTGTAGTTGAAACTTCGTTCCCTCCAGAGTGGATCCTGAGTACGGCGGGACACGTGAAATCCCGTCGGAAGCAGGGAGGACCATCTCCCAAGGCTAAATACTCCCTAGTGACCGATAGTGAACCAGTACCGTGAGGGAAAGGTGAAAAGCACCCCGGGAGGGGAGTGAAAGAGAACCTGAAACCGTGTGCCTACAAGTAGTTAGAGCCCTATGCATTTATGCAGGGTGATAGCGTGCCTTTTGTAGAATGAACCGGCGAGTTACGATTTCAAGCGAGGTTAAGCTGAAGAGGCGAGCCGCAGCGAAAGCGAGTCTTAATAGGGCGAATGAGTTTGAGGTCGTAGACCCGAAACCAGGTGATCTACCCATGTCCAGGGTGAAGGTAAGGTAACACTTACTGGAGGGCGAACCCACGCACGTTGAAAAGTGCGGGGATGAGGTGTGGGTAGCGGAGAAATTCCAATCGAACTTGGAGATAGCTGGTTCTCTCCGAAATAGCTTTAGGGCTAGCCTTAAGGTAAGAGTCTTGGAGGTAGAGCACTGTTTGGACTAGGCCTCATCGGGTTACCGAATTCAGACAAACTCCGAATGCCAATGACTTATCCTTAGGAGTCAGACTGCGAGTGATAAGATCCGTAGTCAAAAGGGAAACAGCCCAGACCACCAGCTAAGGTCCCAAAGTATACGTTAAGTGGAAAAGGATGTGGAGTTGCTTAGACAACCAGGATGTTGGCTTAGAAGCAGCCACCATTTAAAGAGTGCGTAATAGCTCACTGGTCGAGTGACTCTGCGCCGAAAATGTACCGGGGCTAAACGTATCACCGAAGCTGTGGATGGACACCGTCTGGTGTCCGTGGTAGGAGAGCGTTCTAAGGGCTGAGAAGCTAGACCGTAAGGACTGGTGGAGCGCTTAGAAGTGAGAATGCCGGTATGAGTAGCGAAAGAAGGGTGAGAATCCCTTCCACCGAATGCCTAAGGTTTCCTGAGGAAGGCTCGTCCGCTCAGGGTTAGTCGGGACCTAAGCCGGTACCGAAAGGCGTAGGCGATGGACAACAGGTTGATATTCCTGTACCACCTCTTCACCGTTTGAACGATGGGGGACGCAGGAGGATAGGGTAAGCGCGCTGCTGGAATAGCGCGTCCAAGCAGTTAGAGGGGTGACGAGGCAAATCCCGTCACCATGTACCTTGAGCTGTGATGGCGAGGGAAATATAGTACCGAAGTTCCTGATTCCACACTGCCTAGAAAATCCTCTAGTGAGGTGAAAGGTGCCCGTACCGCAAACCGACACAGGTAGGCGAGGAGAGAATCCTAAGGTGAGCGAGAGAACTCTCGTTAAGGAACTCGGCAAAATGACCCCGTAACTTCGGGAGAAGGGGTGCTCTGTTAGGTGCAAGCCCGAGAGAGCCGCAGTGAATATACCAGGCGACTGTTTAGCAAAAACACAGGTCTCTGCGAAGCCGCAAGGCGAAGTATAGGGGCTGACACCTGCCCGGTGCTGGAAGGTTAAGAGGAGAGGTTAGCGCAAGCGAAGCTTTGAATTGAAGCCCCAGTAAACGGTACCGTAACTATAACGGTCCTAAGGTAGCGAAATTCCTTGTCAGGTAAGTTCTGACCCGCACGAAAGGCGCAACGATCTGGGCACTGTCTCAACGAGAGACTCGGTGAAATTATAGTACCTGTGAAGATGCAGGTTACCCGCGACAGGACGGAAAGACCCCGTGGAGCTTTACTGCAGCCTGATATTGAATTTTGGTACAGCTTGTACAGGATAGGTAGGAGCCTTTGGCCGGAGCGCCAGCTTCGGTGGAGGCGTCGGTGGGATACTACCCTGGCTGTATTGAAATTCTAACCCGCACCCTGATCGGGGTGGGAGACAGTGTCAGGCGGGCAGTTTGACTGGGGCGGTCGCCTCCTAAAAGGTAACGGAGGCGCCCAAAGGTTCCCTCAGAATGGTTGGAAATCATTCGCAGAGTGTAAAGGCACAAGGGAGCTTGACTGCGAGACCTACAAGTCGAGCAGGGACGAAAGTCGGGCTTAGTGATCCGGTGGTTCCGCATGGAAAGTACCATCGCTCAACGGATAAAAGCTACCCCGGGGATAACAGGCTTATCTCCCCCAAGAGTCCACATCGACGGGGAGGTTTGGCACCTCGATGTCGGCTCATCGCATCCTGGGGCTGTAGTCGGTCCCAAGGGTTGGGCTGTTCGCCCATTAAAGCGGTACGCGAGCTGGGTTCAGAACGTCGTGAGACAGTTCGGTCCCTATCCGTCGTGGGCGTAGGAAATTTGAGAGGAGCTGTCCTTAGTACGAGAGGACCGGGATGGACGCACCGCTGGTGTACCAGTTGTCTTGCCAAAGGCATCGCTGGGTAGCTATGTGCGGAAGGGATAAGTGCTGAAAGCATCTAAGCATGAAGCCCCCCTCAAGATGAGATTTCCCTTAGTTTATCTAAATAAGACCCCTGAAAGATGATCAGGTTGATAGGTTTGAGGTGGAAGTGTGGCGACACATGGAGCTGACGAATACTAATCGGTCGAAGACTTAACCAACAATAGATTCAAAGTTATTACGAAGTATTTCTCATCTATCTAGTTTTGAGGGAACAAACCCTAAAATTTATATAGTCTGGTAATTATGGCGAGAAGGTCACACCCGTTCCCATCCCGAACACGGAAGTTAAGCTTCTCAGCGCCGATGGTAGTTGGGGGCTCTCCCCCTGCAAGAGTAGGACGTTGCCAGGCAAATGAAACACGGAGTGTATGCTCCGTGTTTTTTTGTTGCTTCTATCTATTTGACGGACATTACCTTTTTTTACTTAAATATTGATAAACTAGATAGGGCACTTTTTGGGCAGTTATCGATAAAAAGCCTTTTATTAAAGAATAATCATTAGTTGGTGTTGTTTTTAAAAGTTCACACCACCATTCAGTTTCATACCTAGCAATCATACTTAAGTTATATAGCAATAAATAATGTACGACTAGTTCCGGATAATATATATAATTCGATTGCTTGAAAGGCAAACAATATTCTTGTTTAAATAAATGGAATCGAAAGGGAAGTAATGGACTAGAGTCTAAATCTGTTTGTAAAATGATATTTTTCCCTTCCGTAAATACTTTTTGTATTTCTAAACAGTTTCTTTGTTTTATAAATCGGATAAAACTGTCTAAAGTAAGGTGATACTTGTCTAATATAGTAATTGGAATCGTAAAGGTTTGATCAAGTTTATGTACAATAAACATATTAGGCTGCTGGTTAAATAAAAAATATTCATCCAACTCGGGAATTTGTTCTAATAAATCCTTCATAATTATTTTTTCTCCATCCAGTCGTTCCACGTGAAACATTTGTTTTGCAAAGTGAGTACACAATCCTAGTTTTTGAATCTTTATTTCATCATTACTAAATTGATATTGTTGCTTTTTTCTCTTTCTCGAAGATACGCCATGGGCTAATACTGAAGTTGTTTCAGGATAATTTGGGTCTACAGAAAGTAGACATGCCTTTATTAGATGGATAAGACCATAAAAAAGTAATACTGGTTTTATAGCCATGGGCGCCTTTGCTGCTTGGTCATAATAAAGTTCCCCATGTTGTAAATAATAAATAAAAGGATAGCAATTTTCATAGCTCTTTATATCGGCTTTTTCATTAAGTGATTCTTTGTAACAATGATGCAAAAACTTTTGAGTAGTTTCAGCAGAATGGAAATATGTTAGTTTTTGCCAAATATCTTGCAAAATAATGACCTCCAAGTTATTAGAAAAGTTAGACATATACAGATTTCCTTGACAGTAGTTTAACCAATTGATAACCTACTAATAATATTTTTGGAGCAGGAGGAATAGAAATGTGGGAAACTAAATTTGCTAAAGAAGGTTTAACATTTGATGACGTGTTACTAGTTCCAGCTAAATCTGAGGTATTACCAAAGGATGTAAATCTACAAGTAGAACTAACTAAATCTTTGAAGTTAAATATTCCAATTATCAGTGCCGGAATGGATACTGTTACAGAAGCTGAAATGGCAATTTCAATGGCAAGACAGGGTGGACTAGGAATTATCCACAAAAATATGAGCATTGAACAACAAGCTGAGCAGGTTGATAAAGTTAAACGTTCCGAAAGTGGAGTCATTACAGATCCCTTTTTTCTAACTCCTGATCATCAAGTTTTTAGCGCAGAACATTTAATGGGGAAATATCGAATTTCTGGTGTTCCGATTGTAAATAACGAAGAGGAACTAAAATTAGTAGGAATTCTTACAAACCGCGATTTGCGATTTATTGAAGACTTTTCAATTCAAATCTCAGATGTAATGACTAAAGAAAATTTAGTTACAGCTCCAGTAGGCACAACCTTAAATGAAGCAGAGAAAATTCTTCAGAAACATAAGATAGAAAAACTACCTCTAGTAGACGAAAATGGAGTTCTTAAAGGTTTAATTACAATTAAAGATATTGAAAAAGTAATTGAATTTCCTAATTCAGCTAAAGATAGCGTTGGCAGACTTCTCGTCGGTGCAGCTGTAGGTGTAACAAAAGATACAATGAAACGTGTTGAAGCACTTGTAAAATCAAATGTCGATGTTATTGTCATCGACACTGCACATGGTCATTCTAAAGGAGTGACTGATACAGTTCGCGAAATTAGGGAAGCTTATCCTAATTTAAATATTATTGCAGGTAATGTGGCAACAGCCGATGCCACTCGGGAATTAATTCTTGCAGGTGCTGATATTGTAAAAGTAGGTATTGGACCAGGTTCTATTTGTACAACAAGGGTGGTTGCTGGGGTTGGTGTTCCACAAATTACTGCTATATACGACTGTGCGACAGAAGCAAGAAAACATGGAAAGGCAATTATTGCTGATGGGGGAATAAAATACTCCGGAGACATCGTTAAGGCATTGGCTGCTGGTGGGCATGTAGTCATGTTAGGAAGTTTACTTGCAGGAACATCTGAAAGTCCTGGAGAAACTGAAATATTCCAAGGACGTCGTTTTAAAGTATACCGTGGGATGGGATCAGTTTCTGCAATGGAACAAGGTTCTAAAGATCGTTATTTTCAGGAAGACGCGAAAAAGTTTGTTCCTGAAGGTATTGAAGGCCGACTTCCATATAAAGGTCCACTTTCAGATGTGATTTTCCAGTTACTGGGTGGTATTCGTTCTGGAATGGGATACTGTGGAACGCAGGATTTGCAGTCATTACGTGATGAAGCTCAATTTATCAAGATGACTGGTGCCGGATTACGAGAAAGTCATCCACATGACATACAAATCACAAAGGAAGCACCAAATTATTCCTTATCATAAGCATCGGTGAACCTATATATACCAAAATGGCAGGAACATATACCTAAAGTATAGTTCCTGCCACTTTTTGTTACTAAGAGCATATTTAACATCGCTACTATTATACAAAAATCTATGATAAAATAACAAAAGTGTATTAAAAATTGATGGAGGGTATGTTAGTGAAGAATACGAGATTAAAAAAATTTATAGCCTTTATAATGGCTTTTTCATTGATATTTGGTATTATACAATTGCCTAAAAAGGCGTTAGCTGCAGAAGATGTATTAGATGTTCATGCGGATGGAGCAATTTTAGTAGAAGCTAGTACGGGGAAAGTATTATATGCAAAAAATGCAGATACAGCACTAGGTATCGCCTCAATGTCTAAAATGATGACTGAATATATCCTTTTGGATTCAATAAAAAAAGGAAAAGTGAAATGGGATCAAGAGTATACTCCAAGTGACTATGTTCAAAAGATTTCACATGATACAAATCTATCAAATGTTCCGTTAAGAAAAGATATGAAATATAAAATTAAGAATCTATACCAAGCTATGGCGATTTACTCAGCTAATGCTGCTACGATCGCAATTGCAGAAACAATTGCTGGATCAGAAACAAATTTTGTTAAGCTTATGAATGAAAAAGCAAAAGAATTGGGTCTAAAAGATTATAAGTTTGTTAATAGTACTGGACTTAATAATAAAGATTTAAAAGGAATGCAACCGAAGGGATCGGGTCCAACAGACGAAAACATTATGTCTGCTAGAGCTACCGCAAAATTAGCATCCCATTTAATTAATGATTTTCCGGAGGTATTGAAAACATCTAGTATTCCGAAAGCAAAATTCCATGCAGGTCCGGGCGAAGATATCAACATGGAGAATTGGAATTGGATGCTCCCTACACTAGTTTATGGAACGAAGGATAGTGGTGTAGATGGTCTAAAAACTGGAACAACTGATTTTGCAGGATATTGTTTTACAGGTACAGCTCAAAAAAATGGCATGCGTGTAATTACTGTTGTGCTAAATGCAACAAACGGAAAAGGTCAAGGTGGATATAAAGCAAGATTTGATGAAACAAGAAAAATGATGGATTATGCCTTTGCGAATTTTTCTGTCAAAGAAGTTTTTCCAAAAGGATATAAAGTTAAAAAACATGAATCAATTCCTGTAGTAAAAGGAAAGGAAAAGAAAGTTAACATTCAAACACAAAATCCATTAGAAATTGTTATTAAAAATGGTGAAGAGAAGCTTTATAAGCCTTCTTTTAATATTGATAAGGACAAGCTTAATAAATCTGGTGATCTAACAGCACCTGTTAAAAAAGGCGAAAAGATCGGAACGCTGACTGCGGAATATAGTGGCAAAAATGATTTTGGTTATTTGGATGGTCATAAATATGCTACTGTAAATGTTGTTACTGCAGATAAAGTTGAGAAGGCAAATTGGTTTGTATTGATGATGCGTGGGATTGGCGGTTTTTTTTCTGATGTTTGGGGTGGAATTACTTCAACGGTAAAAGGCTGGTTTTAAGGAATAATATAAAACAAATTGGGGACACCTGTCTTGACATGGTGTCCTTTTTACT encodes:
- the gyrA gene encoding DNA gyrase subunit A, producing the protein MAETPSSNIKEINLSQEMRTSFLDYAMSVIVSRALPDVRDGLKPVHRRILYAMNDLGMTSDKAFKKSARIVGEVIGKYHPHGDSAVYETMVRMAQDFSYRYMLVDGHGNFGSIDGDSAAAMRYTEARMSKISMELLRDINKDTIDYQDNYDGSEREPVVLPSRFPNLLVNGTSGIAVGMATNIPPHQLGEVIDGVLALSKDPDITIQELMEFIPGPDFPTAGLIVGRSGIRRAYETGKGSITLRARVEIEQKANGKETIIVKEIPYQVNKAKLVERIAELVRDKKIDGITDLRDESDRTGMRVVIEVRRDANANVLLNNLYKHTALQTTFGINTLALVDGQPKVLNLKQCLYHYLEHQKIIIRRRTEFELRKAEARAHILEGLRIALDHIDEIISLIRSSQTTEIARNGLMEQFSLSEKQAQAILDMRLQRLTGLEREKIEEEYQELLKLIAELKAVLADEEKVLEIIREELIEIKERFNDNRKTEIVSGGIEQIEDEDLIPRENIVISLTHNGYIKRLPISTYRSQKRGGRGVQGMGTNEDDFVEHLLTTSTHDTILFFTNKGKVFRSKGYEIPEYSRTAKGIPIINLLGIEKDEEINAIIRVEEFVEDSFLFFTTKRGISKRTPLTDFANIRTNGLIAIHLREEDELISVKLTDGNKDMIIGTKNGMLIRFPEIDVRSMGRTATGVKGITLTGDDEVVGMEILEENDDVLIVTINGYGKRTNSSEYRIQSRGGKGLKTCNITEKNGNLIAVKTVTGEEDLMLITAGGVLIRMAVGDISQLGRNTQGVKLIRLGEDEHVATVAKVEKEEEEESSNQEELEVVNDNNQETEEKE
- a CDS encoding HD-GYP domain-containing protein, which gives rise to MKINIEGLRVGATLAKDVMGMTSSPIIPRGTVITLEHIEVLKAFFIREVEIESSSNGQKMQKGASEPKPEVNVTRTEQVKTQSIFPYLFSESVKKYKADFQKWQSGTVIDIANVRDYLYPLLEAAEEENITLSSLYVNNQEDYIYYHSISVGVLSGLIAKRMGDNKGRYYQTALAGCLANAGMAKISPKIITKQMTLTDSEKAEIQEHPNYSLKMVQNSPLLKPETKLAIFQHHERLDGSGYPMGVKGKQYYPMSRIVAAVDVFHALVSDRLYKKRLAPLKALEIMKIDEFGKYDLEVINTLLPMIANLSIGTKVKISNDSIGEVIFTKQTAPIRPLIRLNDGEIIDLEKERNLYIEEVY
- a CDS encoding YaaC family protein; translated protein: MQDIWQKLTYFHSAETTQKFLHHCYKESLNEKADIKSYENCYPFIYYLQHGELYYDQAAKAPMAIKPVLLFYGLIHLIKACLLSVDPNYPETTSVLAHGVSSRKRKKQQYQFSNDEIKIQKLGLCTHFAKQMFHVERLDGEKIIMKDLLEQIPELDEYFLFNQQPNMFIVHKLDQTFTIPITILDKYHLTLDSFIRFIKQRNCLEIQKVFTEGKNIILQTDLDSSPLLPFRFHLFKQEYCLPFKQSNYIYYPELVVHYLLLYNLSMIARYETEWWCELLKTTPTNDYSLIKGFLSITAQKVPYLVYQYLSKKR
- the guaB gene encoding IMP dehydrogenase, coding for MWETKFAKEGLTFDDVLLVPAKSEVLPKDVNLQVELTKSLKLNIPIISAGMDTVTEAEMAISMARQGGLGIIHKNMSIEQQAEQVDKVKRSESGVITDPFFLTPDHQVFSAEHLMGKYRISGVPIVNNEEELKLVGILTNRDLRFIEDFSIQISDVMTKENLVTAPVGTTLNEAEKILQKHKIEKLPLVDENGVLKGLITIKDIEKVIEFPNSAKDSVGRLLVGAAVGVTKDTMKRVEALVKSNVDVIVIDTAHGHSKGVTDTVREIREAYPNLNIIAGNVATADATRELILAGADIVKVGIGPGSICTTRVVAGVGVPQITAIYDCATEARKHGKAIIADGGIKYSGDIVKALAAGGHVVMLGSLLAGTSESPGETEIFQGRRFKVYRGMGSVSAMEQGSKDRYFQEDAKKFVPEGIEGRLPYKGPLSDVIFQLLGGIRSGMGYCGTQDLQSLRDEAQFIKMTGAGLRESHPHDIQITKEAPNYSLS
- a CDS encoding serine hydrolase → MKNTRLKKFIAFIMAFSLIFGIIQLPKKALAAEDVLDVHADGAILVEASTGKVLYAKNADTALGIASMSKMMTEYILLDSIKKGKVKWDQEYTPSDYVQKISHDTNLSNVPLRKDMKYKIKNLYQAMAIYSANAATIAIAETIAGSETNFVKLMNEKAKELGLKDYKFVNSTGLNNKDLKGMQPKGSGPTDENIMSARATAKLASHLINDFPEVLKTSSIPKAKFHAGPGEDINMENWNWMLPTLVYGTKDSGVDGLKTGTTDFAGYCFTGTAQKNGMRVITVVLNATNGKGQGGYKARFDETRKMMDYAFANFSVKEVFPKGYKVKKHESIPVVKGKEKKVNIQTQNPLEIVIKNGEEKLYKPSFNIDKDKLNKSGDLTAPVKKGEKIGTLTAEYSGKNDFGYLDGHKYATVNVVTADKVEKANWFVLMMRGIGGFFSDVWGGITSTVKGWF